The genomic region CTGAGAAATGCACGCTTAAACTTATTCTTGCTTTGGATTCTCAGGAAATAAAAAAACCCCGGCCTCAGCCGGGGTGGTTTATTATTGAATGCTTAGTTTTTTCTCCAAGTCTTCCAGGTATTTTCGGAACTGTTTATCCGTTTCCTGCAAGTTATTGACGGTTCGGCACGCGTGTAGCACAGTCGCGTGGTCTTTACCTCCACAGTGCATTCCGATATTGGCCAAACTGCTCTTGGTCATTTTCTTGGCAAAGTACATGGCGATTTGTCTCGCTTGAACGACTTCTCTCTTTCTGGTTTTGGACTTCAACAATTCGATTGGCAAATCGAAATAGTCGCAAACAACTTTTTGGATGTAGTCGATGCTGACTTCTCGTGCAGTATTCTTTACAAACTTGTCAATCATCTGTTTCGCCAACTCAAGCGTAATCGCCTTTTTATTGAGCGATGAATGAGCGATAAGAGAGATTAACGCACCTTCCAATTCACGGATGTTCGTGGTAATACTGTAGGCCAGGTATTCCACTACGTCTCTAGGAAGGTCAATTCCATCGGCGTACATTTTCTTTTCAAGAATGGCGATTCTTGTTTCAAGTCCTGGAATCTGAAGATCAGCTGAAAGTCCCCATTTGAAACGCGATAGGAGTCGTTGCTCCATACCCTGCATCTCAACCGGTGCTTTGTCGCTGGTCAGCACGATTTGTTTGCCTGTTTGGTGGAGGTGATTGAAGATATGGAAGAACATATCTTGTGTTTTCTCCTTTCCGGCAAAAAACTGAACGTCATCAATGATGAGTACATCAATCATTTGGTAAAAATGACTGAAGTCATTCACATTGTTGTTTTTCACTGCATCGATGAACTGATGAATGAATTTTTCAGATTCTACATAAAGAACTGTTTTCTCAGCAAATCTGTTTTTAATTTCAATACCAATGGCTTGAGCCAAATGGGTTTTACCCAATCCTACGCCACCATAAATGAGTAGGGGGTTAAATGCTGTTCCGCCCGGATTTTTTGCTACTGCATATCCTGCTGAACGAGCCAGTCTGTTGCAATCTCCTTCTACAAGGTTTTCAAAAGAATAGTTGGGTTTGAGATTTGAATCTACATTGATCTTTCTAAGTCCCGGAATGACAAACGGATTTTTAATCTGTTTGCTTCCGATGTCCATCGGTGCCGATACCGGATTGTTTTTGATCGCCCGTCTGTTGGTCGTCGGAACCTTAACTGTGTAAGGACTTGAACCATTGTAATTGTTCTCCATGATGATGCTGTATTCCAAGCGGCCATCATCGCCGAGTTCTTTGCGGATGATCTTCTTCAGAAG from Cryomorphaceae bacterium 1068 harbors:
- the dnaA gene encoding chromosomal replication initiator protein DnaA; the protein is MSNKHEEVWGNCLDLIKDNVSLQGYKTWFEPIKPVKLDKQVLTIQVPSQFFYEWLEEHYIHLLKKIIRKELGDDGRLEYSIIMENNYNGSSPYTVKVPTTNRRAIKNNPVSAPMDIGSKQIKNPFVIPGLRKINVDSNLKPNYSFENLVEGDCNRLARSAGYAVAKNPGGTAFNPLLIYGGVGLGKTHLAQAIGIEIKNRFAEKTVLYVESEKFIHQFIDAVKNNNVNDFSHFYQMIDVLIIDDVQFFAGKEKTQDMFFHIFNHLHQTGKQIVLTSDKAPVEMQGMEQRLLSRFKWGLSADLQIPGLETRIAILEKKMYADGIDLPRDVVEYLAYSITTNIRELEGALISLIAHSSLNKKAITLELAKQMIDKFVKNTAREVSIDYIQKVVCDYFDLPIELLKSKTRKREVVQARQIAMYFAKKMTKSSLANIGMHCGGKDHATVLHACRTVNNLQETDKQFRKYLEDLEKKLSIQ